The DNA region TACGCGTGTGCAGCCAGGTGTCAAGTACCTTTAGCTAACAAAGCAAGACGATGTTTTTGTGATTCTATACAAATTGAGTGTATCATTATCCTCTCTTAGTATTCACTGGCCAGCTTATAATGCTGCCTATCCCgttgtcgaggctgagggtGTAGGCTAGTCTTCCTGTCGATCTGAGTTTGTTCAAGCGCGGAACTTGAGTAAAGTCCGCCGTCCGCATCAACCAGACAGAAAAACTCCGATGGCGGCATTTTAATCTTCCGCTCTGTTCTTAATAATCCTTCAAAGTCTCGCTAACTCGGACCGCTCAGTGGAATTAATAAACTTCAGGGTTAAGTTCAAGTCCGTTGTCCACTCCCTTACAAGACAATCCAGTGAGCAGCTGTTTCTACATGAGTGAGAAAtctcttctcaacaccaaggtcgTCTTATGTTCCTACCCTGTCAGTCCAGAGGCAGTCATCATCAGTTACCAACATACGAACCCGCCATGAAGCAAGCTACATATCCGGGAGATGACATTATTCCCGAAGCTGAGATGGTTTACAATCGGACCCGAACTATCAACGCATCAGCAGCAGACATATTTCCATGGGTCGTACAATTAGGAAAAGAACGCGGAGGCTGGTATCTCACATCACGCTGGGAAAGGATGCTGCCCAAGTCATGGGTGGCCAGCCACGTCATCAACCCAACCTTTCAACAACTCAAACCGGGAGATCGAGTGCCCGATTACGGAACCAAAGATGACTATTTCGACGTTGTTAGTATTGATCCGCCTCGATCACTCGTCTACGAAAGCTTTCGGTTCGGCACAAAGTTTACATGAGCCATTCTACTTCACGAGACCGAGTCGGCAACTGGTGCATCGACTGTCGTCCATCTCCGGTTTCGTGGCAAAATTACATCTACAGGACTGAGGCGTAGAGTAATTGTGTGGCTTGGAGGTATCTTGGACCATATTACGACAGCGCCTATGCTGGCTGGGTTGGCTGAGAGAGTAGAGCGACAGCACCTTGGCTGAAGAGGGTCGGTTATACTTGCTAACGATGAGGCCTTGACTTGCAAATATGAGATACCAATGACATACAACTCTGTCTGGCTTCGTAGGCTCTATCAGTTGTTTACGTAGCCGACATGCTCAATCAAGCTTGTTTGCTTAGGATCGCTGACCAGTCGTGTCTCTTGGCCCATTCCTCCCAAGAAGTCATCGGGCAGTCAATTCCAGCCTTGTAATCTGTCAGCAAACAACTTCACGTGCTGAAGGACCGAATGATATACCTTTTGAAGGTCCTTCGCCGTCAATAGATCCATTGCACCACCATACCCCGGATCGGACGTATAGCTAAACATCAAGGCGACCTCAATTCCTGCCTCCCTGTCGGGAGTAGCAGCCACCATCTCCTCCGGCGTAACCTGGCGATAGCTGACTTTAGCGCCTGTGATGCGCGACCAGGTTTCGATCCATTCTGGCCAAGTGCAGGTTGTGCCCTCGGCCATGTAGGCCTTGCCCGGCGGCATCTGATACACAGCGTAGGTGAAGTTGCCCATGTCTCCGACTGGATCGAAATGAGGAGCTGGCTTGTCTGGGGCAGTTGTAAAGGCCATCTCGAAACTTCCATCAGGTTGCTATTGAACATTCAAGTAGAATTAGCAAGTCAAGAACAGACAACCAGATGAATCCACTCTGTGACAACTTACCTTGCCAAAATACGAGTTGGGAAGAATATTGAAGCTCGTGAAAAAGTAGCCTGTGTGAATGCAAGACATCTTGGCAGCTAGCTCCGGATAGTTGGCCTCAACGTACGCGGGGAAGATATCGGCTTTGCCATCAAAGTGATAGAggtccttgaacttgccaCCGCTACACTTCTCTGCCTGACTCAGAGTCGAAACCAAGAATCCATTGTTATCGAGAGAGTCGACCACAGTAGCTGCAGCATCGGCAATGTTCTTACCGTGCTGATACTCAACATTGTAGGCAAACTTTCGACAAGAgatgccctccttctcggcctgctcCCGACAATCAGGTCGGAAGAAAGGTTCCCAGTAGTTTGTAACACTGAAAATGACATTGGCTCCGCGAAAGGCCTCCTTGAGGGTAGTGACGTCGTTGAGGTCTGCGGCGATAACCTCGGCACCGGTCGCGGAAAGCTTCTCagccgaagccgaggccGTGTTGCGGGTCAGTCCCCGGACCCGGAAGCCGGCGTCTAGGAATCGACGGGCAACGGAACCACCCTGGTTTCCGGTAGCGCCAATAACGACGATGAGCTTATCACCAGACATGATCGAGGCGATATTAGGGGATAATATTTATGGTGTTGAGTGCCCTCTCAACGAGGACCATCCGCGCGAAATCTGGTGCCCGGCTACGATAACTCGGCATTATCAGGCCCCCTCTTTGCGACAGGGATTGTGGGGTCCCGGATATCAATTCGTCGGCCAAGCATTGCCTGATTTGGTTCTCGCTCCGGGAATTTGCCCATCTGGTGCGGGGTTTCTTGTGTTGAACATGAGCTGATTGCTCAGGGAATCAGAGGACAACAGGTTCAGCGGTGAGCCAGTGTCACCTTGTCTGCCCATTTCCCCTTAGCTCCCGTGCTACAGTGGCTTCAAACATGGTGCCCCcgaaggaagaaaagagccCCTCCCCAACAAGATCCCGATCGTCATGACCCCCGGCTTCAATCAAAGCCAGCTACTCCGGAAGCTCAGCCGCTAGCGGTCGAGGTGACAAGACAGTCGCCGATTGAGGCTGGTGGTACGACTTAGATTTTTGGCAAGAGAATGAATATTGCTAAAAAATCACAAACTGTGGATGAGTGATGCTGGGTTCGAGGACGTTGACAAGCGTGTCTTCCGGGCGAGTATCATTTCTACTTCTTCAATAGATCAGCCGGGTCTACAATTATTCCCCAGGCCAAGTCAGGGTATTGATGGAGAGTATCAAGAGAGAGTTTCACAGTCGTGATTTGGCACTGGCTACGCGTTGCCGGTTCATTGTTGGACGCAAGCCAACTGAGAAGGAATAGGTCTCCACAAGAATTATATGGTATTACAGACTGTGATGATAGCTCTACGATCTCAATAAAATGGTAGTGTTGAGTGGAAACATCTGCAAGCTTATGCCGGT from Fusarium keratoplasticum isolate Fu6.1 chromosome 12, whole genome shotgun sequence includes:
- a CDS encoding NmrA domain-containing protein, whose translation is MSGDKLIVVIGATGNQGGSVARRFLDAGFRVRGLTRNTASASAEKLSATGAEVIAADLNDVTTLKEAFRGANVIFSVTNYWEPFFRPDCREQAEKEGISCRKFAYNVEYQHGKNIADAAATVVDSLDNNGFLVSTLSQAEKCSGGKFKDLYHFDGKADIFPAYVEANYPELAAKMSCIHTGYFFTSFNILPNSYFGKQPDGSFEMAFTTAPDKPAPHFDPVGDMGNFTYAVYQMPPGKAYMAEGTTCTWPEWIETWSRITGAKVSYRQVTPEEMVAATPDREAGIEVALMFSYTSDPGYGGAMDLLTAKDLQKAGIDCPMTSWEEWAKRHDWSAILSKQA